One genomic window of Candidatus Melainabacteria bacterium includes the following:
- the treY gene encoding malto-oligosyltrehalose synthase: MRTATKTVSPAKRKQWGLHVRVASIRSKRNWGIGDFTDLKNIANYANSKNAHVLSIEPLQPVYAAEDWNGVLFASRSFISPAYIDIELVADYAESDEIHRQVLAPNFQSTLAALRSEPLVNLSEVLACKTFVLQSCYQHFRECHISKNSQRSSEFRAFQKENGDALREFALFEALKEKLESSTVNKNQGWRAWPTAYQGLDAEGTVEFSQSNLERIEFFEYLQWIAQQQLRAVIEFCLNKQNFSTLVIQQPDRIDASGPDSWISQSGGSVKAIPLTIDHSIKGKTDDDNDFDDRSDHDDCSARDDDDCGARDDDDCGAREKDDTDDRDEEKDDDADETVRIVSDHENLGTLKSERARIIFLPLINFLHDRGDLAPPDWRTKLNQDLENLLDEPNLERIMRDLNKSRPRISTQPSTDDHLNALQQLPRATYRFQFNKEFTFKDAAKLIPYLSKLGISHCYASPFLKARPGSMHGYDIIDHKQINPEIGTADDLNNLVNKLHEHGLGLILDIVPNHMGIGQVNHWWMDVLENGPASVYVDYFDIDWAPVKPELYGKVTLPVLGESYGAVLKSGQFKLQFTESTGSLAIKYYENEFPVNPATYPQVLGLRLDVLKERLGKNNLHVMEYESIITALAALPSHMERSHFSDRVRERQVQLKRLTNLCKDNPEITNFIQQNLTEFEVRHDDKQSFDRMHKLLEAQAYRLVFWRVASDEINYRRFFDINELAAVRTEDPRVFAEMHDLVFNLIGEGKLSGLRIDHPDGLFDPAAYFIQLQSKAAERLNKPAPIESDLTLGRESLPIYIVVEKILAPFEHLEEDWAVHGTVGYEFLNSLVNVFVSIENEHALESTYEAFIGRVVDYETEKRACKGLILDTVLASELHVLAHRLSQIAEISWEYRDFTQNSLRKALRHIVSNFPVYRTYVTPRKVDKTAKQYIDWAVRLAKRFGSAVTPEVYDFVRNVLCLEAAELPAENDEPALQFLQAMQTIAMKFQQFTGPVMAKSVEDTLFYRFNRFVCLNEVGGEPDRFGITVASFHHQNLQRQLRRPYEMLASSTHDTKRSEDVRARLAVLSELPKLWEQKTSQWSRMNRSRKTVIDDEQMPDANDEYLIYQTLVGACPAGVTGTDWVEPFKKRVTEYILKAARESKSHTSWVNKNAEYENALTLFLDKILAISATNPFLDDFIQFHKALCPLGLINSLAQATLKFTSPGVPDIYQGNEIFDFSLVDPDNRRPVDFGERAHMLNRVSKHIEVGTLASDQAIGKQAEFLKSVLDEFEDGSCKLLVVATSMAIRKRFSNIYTRGRYIPLDVSGSAAQHVIAFARELDGNWSITVVPRLVSTLLKADCSSRLEERTVFDILSCASVSDAGSKSSANDSVSGVTNKGTNGGPNSGPNSGPNSGPNSGPNSGPNSGPNSGPNSGPNSGTNGGTNGGTNGENLWGDTKIFLPSELAEHKLVNCFSMQILNNADNVLRLSDIFKRFPVAIISSTT, translated from the coding sequence TTGAGAACCGCTACGAAAACAGTATCACCTGCGAAACGCAAGCAGTGGGGTCTTCATGTTCGTGTGGCATCTATTCGCTCCAAACGCAACTGGGGAATTGGCGATTTCACTGATTTGAAGAACATTGCAAATTATGCAAACAGCAAGAATGCACATGTGCTTTCGATCGAACCGTTACAGCCTGTATACGCTGCCGAAGACTGGAATGGCGTCCTTTTCGCCTCACGCTCTTTTATAAGCCCCGCATATATCGATATAGAATTAGTAGCTGATTACGCGGAATCTGATGAAATTCACCGCCAAGTTCTGGCACCAAATTTCCAGTCCACGCTTGCCGCGCTGAGATCGGAGCCTCTGGTCAATCTAAGCGAAGTCCTGGCCTGCAAAACGTTCGTTTTGCAATCATGCTATCAGCATTTTAGAGAATGCCACATAAGCAAGAATTCGCAGAGATCTTCCGAATTTCGAGCATTCCAAAAGGAAAATGGGGACGCGCTTCGAGAATTTGCGTTATTTGAGGCACTGAAAGAAAAACTGGAATCCAGCACAGTCAACAAAAATCAAGGTTGGCGGGCCTGGCCGACAGCCTATCAGGGTCTTGATGCCGAAGGAACAGTAGAATTTTCACAGTCGAACCTGGAGAGAATTGAATTTTTCGAATATCTGCAATGGATTGCCCAGCAGCAGCTCCGTGCAGTAATTGAGTTCTGTCTGAACAAGCAGAACTTCTCCACACTGGTCATCCAGCAGCCAGATCGCATCGATGCCTCCGGGCCGGATTCATGGATCAGTCAATCCGGCGGCAGTGTGAAAGCCATTCCGTTGACAATCGATCACTCGATCAAGGGTAAAACTGATGATGATAACGATTTCGATGATCGCTCTGATCATGACGATTGCAGTGCTCGTGATGATGACGATTGCGGTGCTCGTGATGATGACGATTGCGGTGCTCGTGAAAAAGACGATACTGATGATCGGGATGAGGAGAAGGACGATGATGCTGATGAGACTGTACGTATCGTCTCGGATCACGAGAATCTGGGCACACTCAAGTCTGAGAGAGCGCGGATTATTTTTCTGCCTTTAATCAATTTTTTGCATGACAGAGGTGATCTTGCTCCACCCGATTGGCGCACCAAGCTTAATCAGGACCTCGAGAATCTGCTAGATGAACCGAACCTGGAGAGAATCATGCGAGATTTGAATAAATCTCGTCCACGGATATCGACCCAGCCCTCAACTGACGATCATTTAAATGCACTCCAGCAATTACCGCGGGCTACTTACCGATTTCAATTCAATAAAGAGTTTACTTTCAAGGACGCAGCAAAGCTCATACCCTACTTGTCCAAGTTAGGCATAAGTCACTGCTATGCGTCGCCGTTCTTGAAAGCACGCCCTGGCAGTATGCATGGATACGACATTATCGACCACAAACAGATTAATCCCGAAATCGGCACCGCTGATGATCTCAACAACCTGGTAAACAAGCTCCACGAACATGGTCTGGGTTTGATACTGGATATAGTGCCGAACCACATGGGCATAGGGCAAGTCAATCACTGGTGGATGGACGTACTCGAGAACGGACCAGCTTCTGTGTATGTCGACTATTTCGATATAGACTGGGCACCCGTCAAGCCTGAACTTTACGGTAAAGTCACTCTGCCTGTTCTCGGAGAATCCTACGGCGCAGTACTGAAAAGTGGACAATTCAAACTGCAATTCACAGAGTCGACGGGTTCACTGGCAATCAAGTATTACGAAAACGAGTTTCCCGTCAATCCGGCCACATACCCACAAGTTTTGGGCTTGAGGCTTGACGTTCTGAAAGAGCGACTGGGCAAGAATAACCTTCATGTAATGGAATATGAAAGCATCATCACTGCACTGGCGGCGTTGCCATCACATATGGAGCGCAGCCACTTCAGCGATCGCGTCAGGGAACGGCAAGTCCAGCTCAAGCGGCTTACCAACTTGTGCAAAGACAATCCCGAAATAACAAACTTCATCCAACAAAATTTAACCGAGTTCGAAGTTAGACATGACGACAAACAGTCTTTCGATCGTATGCACAAGTTACTTGAGGCACAAGCATACAGACTCGTCTTCTGGCGCGTCGCATCCGATGAAATAAACTATCGAAGGTTTTTCGATATTAACGAACTGGCAGCAGTAAGAACAGAAGATCCGCGCGTCTTCGCAGAGATGCATGACCTCGTTTTCAATCTTATTGGTGAAGGTAAATTGTCCGGGCTGCGCATCGACCATCCCGATGGACTATTCGATCCAGCCGCCTACTTCATTCAACTGCAGAGCAAAGCAGCAGAGCGACTCAACAAACCAGCACCAATAGAATCAGATTTGACACTCGGGCGAGAATCGCTGCCCATTTACATTGTCGTTGAAAAAATTCTGGCTCCTTTCGAGCACCTCGAGGAAGATTGGGCGGTGCATGGAACAGTTGGCTATGAATTTCTAAACAGCCTCGTTAACGTGTTTGTTTCAATCGAAAATGAGCACGCACTCGAGTCAACGTACGAAGCCTTCATCGGTCGAGTAGTGGACTACGAAACCGAAAAAAGAGCTTGCAAAGGTTTAATACTGGATACAGTGTTGGCCAGCGAACTTCATGTACTCGCACACAGACTCAGTCAAATTGCCGAGATTAGTTGGGAATACAGAGACTTCACGCAAAACTCATTGCGTAAAGCACTACGGCACATCGTCTCGAACTTTCCCGTCTATCGGACCTACGTAACACCACGCAAAGTCGACAAAACAGCCAAGCAATACATCGACTGGGCGGTGCGTTTGGCAAAACGTTTCGGCTCAGCTGTTACTCCGGAAGTCTATGATTTTGTTCGCAACGTGCTGTGCCTCGAAGCAGCAGAATTACCGGCAGAGAATGACGAACCTGCGTTGCAATTTCTGCAAGCCATGCAAACAATAGCTATGAAATTCCAACAGTTTACCGGTCCAGTTATGGCAAAAAGCGTTGAGGACACCCTCTTTTACCGCTTCAACAGATTTGTCTGTCTTAACGAAGTTGGTGGCGAGCCGGACAGATTCGGAATAACAGTGGCAAGTTTTCACCATCAGAATTTGCAACGTCAGTTGCGCCGCCCCTATGAGATGCTGGCTTCGTCCACACATGACACCAAACGATCGGAAGATGTGCGAGCACGCCTGGCTGTATTGTCGGAATTGCCTAAGCTGTGGGAGCAAAAGACATCACAGTGGTCGCGCATGAATCGCAGTCGTAAAACTGTCATTGATGATGAGCAAATGCCTGATGCCAATGACGAATACTTGATCTATCAAACCCTTGTCGGGGCATGTCCGGCTGGCGTTACAGGAACTGATTGGGTCGAGCCTTTTAAAAAACGAGTAACAGAGTACATCTTAAAAGCGGCTCGTGAGTCCAAATCTCACACAAGCTGGGTTAACAAGAACGCTGAGTACGAAAATGCGCTGACCTTATTCCTCGATAAAATCCTGGCTATATCGGCGACAAATCCCTTCCTGGATGATTTCATACAATTCCATAAGGCTCTTTGTCCGCTTGGTCTGATCAACAGCCTGGCGCAGGCGACATTGAAGTTTACATCGCCAGGTGTACCCGACATTTATCAGGGCAATGAGATTTTCGATTTCAGCCTCGTAGATCCAGACAACCGCCGACCTGTAGATTTTGGTGAACGCGCACACATGCTAAATCGCGTAAGCAAGCACATTGAAGTTGGGACGCTCGCGTCAGATCAAGCCATTGGCAAACAGGCAGAATTTCTGAAAAGCGTCCTGGATGAATTTGAAGACGGCAGTTGCAAACTTCTAGTGGTAGCAACTTCAATGGCGATTCGCAAACGCTTCTCAAATATCTACACCAGAGGACGCTACATTCCTCTGGATGTCAGTGGTTCAGCAGCGCAACACGTGATTGCCTTCGCAAGAGAACTGGATGGCAACTGGTCGATTACTGTGGTGCCGAGACTCGTATCAACTCTTCTGAAAGCAGACTGCTCTAGCAGACTGGAGGAGAGAACAGTCTTTGACATACTGTCGTGCGCTAGTGTTAGTGATGCCGGGTCCAAAAGTAGTGCAAATGATAGTGTAAGTGGCGTTACCAATAAAGGTACTAATGGCGGTCCCAATAGTGGTCCCAATAGCGGTCCCAATAGTGGTCCCAATAGCGGTCCCAATAGCGGTCCCAATAGTGGTCCCAATAGTGGTCCCAATAGTGGTCCCAATAGCGGTACTAATGGCGGTACTAATGGCGGTACTAATGGCGAGAATCTATGGGGAGACACAAAGATCTTCCTACCATCTGAGTTGGCCGAACACAAGCTTGTAAATTGCTTCAGCATGCAAATCTTAAACAACGCCGACAATGTTCTGAGATTATCGGATATCTTTAAACGCTTCCCAGTTGCGATAATATCATCCACCACTTAG
- a CDS encoding diguanylate cyclase gives MKSIVKTDDKAIGAIAPVSTGFLGSLNRLWVRILLCGAIALPVSFVIVNAANPLIVPLLSAGLAQEIASEMGMQSAGSFQTLKIISAHNLAWCYATNGSGTVLPRTRPFAPNLQEYEEKSREVVVNNARYYETVQRMNGTEVLHIGVPYDQTWESYDSSAFLSNLLTPIRFGIVLGAFALVLSILLALIELIISRPLTAFTKAIVAASASPSKARHLKAPSGAPTEITQLAVAIKDFAILNDVSRVTKNRADEKDNERARRAEARSAQTPSGPIPALQSTSKSSPLMRSFEYELSSAQSTKMFAEQALGGLHERYPDVIKLSAFFKLDRDYQPTILASMGLDEESLQLLREIDHREIARGSFAKSKSADIGPMLIRRLGFEELASINDIRRIIYLPVKHRDSDLAAIVVFLEDEEAINADQLRSIERFRDQISNFFHKLLILEEAEEADWTDQLTGLRNRQFFQELMGHVIERAVRTENKSFSLLMISGDFLDVSLQHHGSDVRDRWMQELARILRNNIDIKDRLEQSIEPANYVIRYQGDEFAAVLEDCNMKQALELALQIRASVESTDQWAGGVKGLTVSIGCSTYPEDGTTSEEMVAKARNALLYLNEQMGPNQICHIQKVPQGYKPSKRGSAFSGELGVLDCAGLLQSIATSQKTGLLSVQDDTGRQLLVSWEKGRPRHAKLDNIVGVPAIIEFVVTFESGTFTFQQRQNYSLDNAGDDLGESLERILMEGALAEDHVRAAKRLIPNMELLVRAVPGIENAYRWLRLQEDREVTKEELTCMRNLIKLADGSRSLTKIFLDMKDSPSYIVWRAAGVLVENRLLQVKKV, from the coding sequence ATGAAATCGATCGTAAAAACTGATGACAAGGCTATAGGCGCTATTGCACCCGTGTCTACCGGGTTCCTTGGGTCCCTGAACCGCCTCTGGGTTCGGATACTCTTGTGCGGAGCAATTGCTCTGCCGGTTTCGTTTGTCATTGTCAATGCCGCCAATCCGCTCATCGTTCCACTCCTATCCGCCGGTCTGGCGCAAGAAATCGCATCCGAAATGGGTATGCAATCCGCCGGAAGCTTTCAAACACTGAAGATAATTTCGGCTCACAACCTGGCCTGGTGTTATGCCACTAATGGTAGTGGCACTGTGCTGCCGCGCACCAGGCCGTTTGCGCCGAACCTGCAAGAATACGAAGAAAAGTCACGCGAAGTCGTCGTCAACAATGCACGTTATTACGAGACCGTGCAGCGTATGAACGGAACCGAAGTTCTTCACATTGGTGTGCCATACGATCAAACCTGGGAGTCGTACGATTCGAGTGCATTTCTCTCCAATCTGCTCACTCCAATAAGATTTGGAATTGTGCTGGGAGCATTCGCTCTTGTGCTTTCAATCCTGCTGGCCTTAATCGAGTTGATTATCTCGCGCCCACTGACAGCGTTTACTAAAGCAATCGTGGCCGCCTCTGCCTCACCGAGCAAAGCCCGACATCTGAAAGCCCCCTCTGGAGCTCCAACTGAAATTACGCAGCTGGCGGTGGCGATTAAAGACTTCGCCATCTTGAATGACGTGTCGAGAGTAACCAAGAATCGAGCCGACGAAAAAGACAATGAACGCGCCAGGCGCGCTGAAGCACGCAGTGCGCAAACACCGTCTGGTCCCATTCCCGCCCTTCAGTCAACAAGCAAAAGCAGTCCGCTGATGCGATCGTTCGAATACGAACTGAGTTCCGCCCAATCAACCAAAATGTTTGCCGAACAGGCTCTTGGTGGGTTGCACGAACGATATCCCGATGTGATTAAATTGTCGGCCTTTTTCAAACTGGACAGAGATTATCAACCGACGATTCTTGCATCCATGGGTCTGGATGAGGAATCTCTGCAGTTGTTGCGCGAAATAGATCACCGTGAAATTGCTCGCGGCAGTTTTGCCAAATCCAAAAGCGCAGATATAGGACCAATGTTGATCCGCAGACTGGGCTTTGAAGAACTGGCTTCCATCAACGACATCCGTCGTATTATTTATCTACCGGTCAAACATAGAGATTCTGATTTGGCGGCCATTGTCGTTTTTCTGGAAGACGAAGAAGCCATCAATGCCGATCAACTGAGATCGATAGAACGATTCAGAGATCAAATATCGAACTTCTTCCACAAGCTACTCATTCTGGAAGAGGCAGAAGAAGCTGATTGGACCGACCAGCTGACCGGTTTGCGAAACCGTCAGTTCTTCCAGGAGTTGATGGGTCATGTCATCGAGCGTGCGGTGAGAACCGAAAACAAATCATTCTCGTTATTGATGATTTCAGGTGACTTCCTCGATGTGAGCCTGCAACATCACGGTTCAGACGTGCGTGACCGGTGGATGCAGGAGCTAGCACGTATTCTCCGTAACAATATAGACATCAAGGACAGACTCGAGCAATCTATCGAACCTGCTAACTATGTTATTCGCTACCAGGGCGATGAATTTGCCGCAGTGCTGGAAGACTGCAACATGAAGCAGGCTCTGGAGTTAGCTTTGCAGATTCGAGCCTCGGTTGAGTCGACAGATCAGTGGGCCGGTGGCGTCAAAGGACTGACTGTATCAATTGGTTGTTCGACTTATCCTGAAGACGGCACGACATCCGAAGAGATGGTGGCGAAGGCGAGAAATGCCCTCCTCTATCTGAACGAGCAGATGGGACCAAACCAGATTTGCCATATCCAGAAAGTGCCACAAGGATACAAACCGTCCAAGAGAGGCTCCGCATTTAGTGGCGAGTTGGGCGTTCTGGACTGCGCTGGTTTGCTGCAGTCAATTGCAACAAGTCAGAAGACCGGCTTGCTGAGCGTACAAGACGATACCGGCAGACAACTTCTCGTCAGCTGGGAGAAAGGCAGACCACGTCATGCCAAACTCGATAATATCGTCGGCGTGCCGGCGATCATCGAGTTTGTAGTCACATTCGAAAGCGGTACCTTTACTTTTCAGCAGCGCCAGAATTATTCGCTAGACAACGCTGGTGATGACCTGGGAGAGTCGCTGGAACGCATACTGATGGAAGGCGCCCTGGCCGAAGACCATGTCCGAGCCGCCAAGCGATTGATACCAAATATGGAGCTTCTAGTTCGTGCAGTGCCCGGCATTGAGAATGCCTACCGCTGGCTGCGGTTGCAAGAAGATCGTGAAGTTACAAAAGAAGAACTCACATGCATGCGCAACTTGATCAAGTTGGCCGACGGTAGCAGAAGCTTGACTAAAATCTTTCTTGATATGAAAGACAGCCCTTCTTACATTGTCTGGCGTGCTGCTGGCGTTCTCGTAGAAAATCGCCTTTTGCAAGTCAAAAAAGTGTAA
- the treZ gene encoding malto-oligosyltrehalose trehalohydrolase, with protein MRFGTTVKSDGTVLFRLWAPSCSRIQLLLFNNIDDDNDNKNRNNNNNNNNNNNDETMTPMEAMGDGWFSATVAAKPGMLYKFVTGDGLAVPDPASRYQPEDVHGRSQIIDPTSFKWTDTDWRGLPWSETVLYELHVGTFTSEGTFAALSDKLDYLKEIGITAVELMPIADFPGRFGWGYDGVLPYAPESSYGTPDQLKMLIQQAHHKGMQVFLDVVYNHFGPEGNYLHAYAGEFFTDKHKTPWGAALNFEGRSEVREFFIENALYWLEEYNIDGLRLDAVHAIKDNSSRHVLTELARRVTAGPGRERARHLVLENDDNIARFLERDKSRQPVLYAAQWNDDIHHAYHVLATGETGGYYADYLGNEIGKDTLSLLGRALAEGFIYQNNASALRDGELRGEKSAHLPPTAFVSFIQNHDQIGNRAFGDRIASISNSEMLMALNAIQLLAPAIPLIFMGEEWAATTPFMYFCDLGPELAPLVTEGRRNEFAKFPEFSNPETRHKIPDPCSPETFGSSKLVWSDLEQTNHRSHLELVQSLLKLRREKLIPLIAKITSARASVDHNVLHVEWNAGKETVLELFANLSKDTQTLKHSRQMGSTRTILYESTIHLLTHLVNGSMPPYSVLWLMDNQGDLN; from the coding sequence ATGCGTTTCGGTACGACCGTTAAAAGCGACGGTACGGTCCTTTTCAGGCTCTGGGCGCCAAGTTGCAGCCGGATTCAGCTGTTGCTTTTCAACAACATTGACGACGACAACGACAACAAAAACCGTAACAACAACAACAACAACAACAACAACAACAATGATGAAACGATGACGCCTATGGAAGCGATGGGAGACGGCTGGTTTAGCGCAACGGTGGCGGCAAAACCTGGCATGCTCTACAAATTCGTTACCGGAGATGGTCTGGCAGTACCAGATCCAGCCTCCAGGTACCAACCAGAGGATGTGCACGGACGCAGTCAGATTATCGATCCGACTTCTTTCAAATGGACAGATACGGACTGGAGGGGATTGCCCTGGTCTGAGACTGTTCTGTACGAACTGCACGTCGGCACGTTCACTTCTGAAGGGACTTTCGCAGCATTGTCGGACAAATTGGACTACTTAAAAGAAATTGGTATCACTGCTGTTGAGTTGATGCCGATTGCAGATTTCCCTGGCAGGTTCGGCTGGGGATACGATGGGGTTTTGCCTTATGCACCTGAAAGCAGCTATGGAACGCCAGATCAGTTGAAAATGCTTATTCAGCAGGCACATCACAAGGGTATGCAAGTCTTTCTAGATGTGGTCTATAACCACTTTGGTCCAGAGGGAAACTACCTGCATGCCTATGCCGGAGAATTCTTCACAGACAAGCATAAAACCCCCTGGGGCGCCGCTTTAAATTTCGAGGGACGCAGCGAAGTGCGCGAATTCTTCATCGAAAACGCGCTTTATTGGCTGGAGGAATACAACATAGATGGTCTCAGGCTAGACGCCGTGCACGCCATCAAAGACAACAGTTCCAGACATGTCTTAACCGAATTAGCAAGACGAGTCACTGCTGGTCCCGGAAGAGAACGCGCCAGGCATCTGGTTCTGGAAAACGATGACAACATAGCCAGATTTCTCGAACGAGATAAATCCCGACAGCCGGTGTTATACGCAGCACAGTGGAACGACGACATTCACCATGCCTACCATGTTCTAGCAACAGGCGAAACTGGTGGCTACTATGCGGACTATTTAGGCAACGAAATCGGCAAGGACACGCTTTCTCTCCTCGGTCGAGCTCTGGCTGAAGGGTTTATTTATCAGAACAACGCCTCCGCCTTGAGAGATGGCGAGTTGAGAGGTGAAAAGAGCGCACACCTGCCTCCGACCGCTTTCGTGTCTTTCATTCAAAATCACGATCAAATCGGAAACAGGGCCTTCGGTGATCGTATCGCTTCAATTTCGAACTCGGAGATGTTGATGGCTCTGAACGCAATTCAACTTTTAGCGCCGGCCATTCCACTCATCTTTATGGGAGAGGAATGGGCTGCGACAACGCCTTTTATGTATTTCTGCGATCTTGGTCCTGAGCTGGCGCCACTTGTAACTGAGGGGCGCCGGAACGAATTCGCCAAGTTTCCCGAATTCTCAAATCCAGAAACGCGGCACAAGATTCCAGACCCATGTAGCCCCGAAACATTTGGCAGCTCGAAATTAGTCTGGTCAGATCTGGAACAAACGAACCATCGCTCCCATCTGGAGCTTGTTCAGTCGCTGCTGAAATTGCGAAGGGAAAAGTTGATACCCTTAATAGCCAAAATCACATCCGCGCGAGCCAGCGTAGACCATAACGTTTTGCACGTTGAATGGAATGCAGGGAAAGAAACCGTCCTCGAGTTGTTCGCCAATTTGTCAAAGGATACACAAACTCTCAAACACTCCAGACAGATGGGGAGCACGCGGACAATTCTCTACGAAAGCACAATACACCTCTTAACACATCTGGTGAATGGCTCTATGCCACCTTATTCAGTGCTGTGGCTAATGGATAATCAAGGAGATCTCAATTGA
- a CDS encoding HAD family phosphatase → MASYKAILFDYGNVLCLNQLESDVAAMAECLDIELSRFKTYYWQLRDEYDVGAFDGREYWTRIAQKGGREITEQQLRQVIEFDNVGWSRPNLVMARWAETLRTSGMITAIVSNMPADIREYLRDLHWMPEFSHYTYSCEVKSVKPAADIFLHCLDQINMKPAEVLFLDDRQMNVEGARQVGIDSYVFTTAEELAPFVRSIGLPDISLNAMV, encoded by the coding sequence ATGGCTAGCTACAAGGCGATTCTGTTTGATTATGGAAATGTGCTCTGCCTGAACCAGTTAGAGTCTGACGTGGCAGCTATGGCTGAGTGTTTAGACATTGAGCTGAGCCGTTTCAAAACCTACTACTGGCAGTTACGAGACGAATATGATGTCGGTGCTTTCGACGGACGGGAGTACTGGACTCGTATCGCTCAGAAGGGTGGGCGCGAAATTACCGAGCAGCAGTTGCGCCAGGTAATTGAATTCGACAATGTCGGTTGGTCTCGTCCCAATCTGGTCATGGCCCGCTGGGCAGAGACTCTGCGCACAAGCGGAATGATCACTGCAATTGTGTCTAACATGCCTGCAGATATTCGTGAGTATCTACGTGACCTGCACTGGATGCCGGAATTCAGCCATTACACATATTCGTGTGAGGTCAAATCTGTTAAACCAGCCGCGGATATTTTTTTGCACTGTCTGGACCAGATCAATATGAAACCAGCCGAGGTGTTGTTCCTTGACGACAGACAGATGAATGTGGAAGGGGCCAGACAGGTCGGCATCGATTCATATGTGTTTACAACTGCCGAGGAACTCGCACCATTTGTTCGCTCGATCGGATTGCCGGACATTTCGCTAAACGCGATGGTTTAG